The following proteins come from a genomic window of Nostoc sp. ATCC 53789:
- a CDS encoding type II toxin-antitoxin system HicB family antitoxin, whose product MRYTVVIEKGETSYGAYIPDLPGCVAVGETLEEVKQMIAEAIEFHIEGMLEDGLPIPKPTSIAHEVEVANYSKT is encoded by the coding sequence ATGCGTTATACAGTTGTGATTGAAAAGGGAGAAACTAGCTATGGCGCTTATATCCCTGATTTACCAGGTTGTGTAGCTGTGGGTGAAACTTTAGAAGAAGTCAAGCAGATGATTGCAGAAGCGATTGAATTTCATATAGAAGGAATGCTAGAAGATGGTTTACCTATTCCTAAACCTACAAGCATTGCTCATGAGGTTGAAGTTGCAAACTACAGCAAAACATAA
- a CDS encoding type II toxin-antitoxin system HicA family toxin: MKVREVIKRLEADGWYLARTKGSHRQFKHPDKPSTVTVSGKPNVDVPIGTLKNIWRQAQLEEY; this comes from the coding sequence ATGAAAGTACGCGAAGTTATCAAACGACTAGAAGCTGATGGTTGGTATCTTGCTAGAACTAAAGGTAGTCATCGACAGTTCAAACATCCAGATAAACCTAGTACTGTAACAGTGTCTGGTAAACCAAATGTGGATGTGCCAATTGGTACTCTTAAAAATATCTGGAGACAAGCTCAATTGGAGGAATATTAA
- the argS gene encoding arginine--tRNA ligase: protein MNATQEKLKVQLEQALIAAFGADFAGVDPILVSASNPKFGDYQANVALSLSKKLGKQPRAIADAIVEKLDVSEICEPPEIAGPGFINLKLKTAYLEAQLNTIQADSRLGVPPAKTPKREIVDFSSPNIAKEMHVGHLRSTIIGDSIARILEFQGHDVLRLNHVGDWGTQFGMLIAYLREVYPDALTTANALDIGDLVSFYRKAKQRFDTDTAFQETARQEVVRLQAGAEDTLHAWKLLCEQSRREFQVIYELLDIKLTERGESFYNPLLSGVVEDLEKSGLLVENQGAKCVFLDGFTNREGEPLPLIVQKSDGGYNYATTDLASLRYRIQQDEAKRIIYVTDAGQGNHFAQFFQVARKADWIPDDVELVHVPFGLVLGEDGKKFKTRSGDTVRLRDLLDEAVSHAHADLKTRLQKEERQETEEFINEVARVVGISAVKYADLSQNRTSNYIFSYDKMLDLKGNTAPYMLYVYARIHGISRKGDINFKELGNNAVLLQHETELALAKYLLQLDEVISSVEQDLLPNRLCEYLFELSQKFNQFYDRCPILQAEEPQRTSRLVLCDLTARTLKLGLSLLGIQVLERM from the coding sequence ATGAACGCTACACAAGAAAAACTAAAAGTTCAGCTTGAACAGGCTTTAATCGCGGCTTTTGGCGCTGACTTCGCGGGAGTAGATCCAATTTTGGTTTCTGCGAGTAATCCTAAATTTGGTGATTATCAGGCGAATGTGGCTTTATCCCTGAGTAAAAAGTTAGGAAAGCAACCAAGAGCGATCGCAGATGCGATCGTTGAGAAACTAGATGTATCCGAAATCTGCGAACCACCGGAAATTGCTGGGCCAGGATTCATCAATCTGAAACTGAAAACGGCATACCTGGAAGCACAACTGAATACGATTCAAGCTGATTCCAGACTTGGAGTTCCACCAGCGAAAACACCCAAGCGGGAAATTGTGGATTTTTCCAGTCCGAATATTGCCAAAGAAATGCACGTCGGACACCTGCGTTCTACGATTATTGGTGATTCCATCGCCCGGATTTTAGAATTTCAAGGACACGATGTGCTGCGGTTAAATCATGTCGGTGATTGGGGTACGCAGTTTGGAATGTTAATCGCCTATCTGCGGGAAGTTTACCCAGATGCACTTACCACCGCTAATGCTTTAGATATTGGTGATTTAGTTTCTTTTTACCGCAAAGCTAAACAACGCTTTGATACAGATACAGCTTTTCAAGAAACAGCACGCCAAGAAGTTGTCAGATTACAAGCAGGTGCAGAAGATACACTTCATGCTTGGAAACTGTTATGCGAACAATCACGGCGAGAGTTTCAAGTAATTTATGAATTGCTGGATATTAAGTTAACTGAACGCGGTGAATCTTTCTACAACCCTTTATTATCTGGTGTTGTGGAAGATTTAGAAAAATCTGGCTTACTGGTAGAAAACCAGGGCGCAAAATGTGTTTTTCTGGATGGATTTACAAATAGAGAAGGTGAACCTTTACCCTTGATTGTGCAGAAATCAGATGGCGGTTATAACTACGCCACAACTGATTTAGCATCCCTCCGCTACCGGATTCAGCAGGATGAAGCAAAGCGGATAATTTATGTAACTGATGCTGGACAAGGAAACCACTTTGCCCAATTCTTCCAGGTAGCACGCAAAGCCGACTGGATTCCCGATGATGTGGAATTAGTCCATGTTCCCTTTGGGTTGGTATTAGGAGAAGATGGGAAAAAATTCAAAACTCGTTCTGGGGATACTGTGCGGTTACGGGATTTATTAGACGAAGCTGTTTCTCATGCCCATGCTGACCTAAAAACTAGATTACAAAAAGAAGAACGTCAAGAAACTGAAGAATTTATTAATGAAGTTGCTAGGGTAGTTGGAATCAGTGCAGTTAAGTATGCAGACTTAAGCCAAAATCGCACCAGTAACTACATCTTCAGCTACGACAAAATGCTGGATCTCAAAGGTAATACTGCGCCCTATATGCTATATGTTTATGCGCGGATTCATGGGATTAGCCGCAAGGGTGATATTAACTTTAAAGAGTTGGGAAATAATGCTGTTTTGTTGCAGCATGAAACAGAATTAGCGCTGGCAAAATATTTACTTCAACTGGATGAAGTTATTAGTAGTGTAGAGCAAGACTTGCTGCCTAATCGTTTATGTGAGTATTTGTTTGAACTGAGTCAGAAGTTTAACCAATTTTACGATCGCTGTCCTATATTACAGGCGGAGGAACCGCAGCGAACATCCCGCTTGGTTTTATGTGATTTGACTGCTAGAACTCTGAAGTTGGGATTATCTTTGTTGGGAATTCAGGTGTTGGAGAGGATGTAA
- a CDS encoding exonuclease → MTIEIYVSTDIEADGPIPGPHSMLSLASAAYTADKQLVGTFTANLETLPEAQGHPKTMKWWAEQPDAWAASRADPQPPLKVMESYHAWLVALPGKPIFVGYPAAYDFMFVYWYLINFVGDSPFKFSALDIRSYAMAFLKQSYNESGKDNLPAAWLENLPLAHIALDDAIQQGKLFCNLLQANLQR, encoded by the coding sequence GTGACAATCGAAATCTACGTCAGCACTGATATAGAAGCGGATGGCCCTATCCCTGGGCCCCACTCCATGCTTAGTCTTGCCTCAGCTGCGTATACCGCAGACAAACAATTGGTTGGGACTTTTACAGCTAATTTAGAAACCTTGCCAGAGGCCCAAGGACATCCCAAAACCATGAAATGGTGGGCAGAACAGCCAGATGCTTGGGCAGCTAGTCGAGCCGACCCCCAGCCGCCTCTAAAGGTCATGGAGTCTTACCACGCCTGGCTTGTGGCTTTACCAGGTAAACCGATCTTTGTTGGCTATCCAGCAGCCTATGACTTTATGTTTGTCTACTGGTACTTGATAAACTTTGTGGGCGATAGCCCCTTTAAATTTTCGGCATTGGATATCCGTTCCTATGCGATGGCATTCTTAAAACAAAGCTACAACGAATCTGGCAAGGATAATCTACCTGCTGCATGGTTAGAAAATCTTCCATTGGCTCACATTGCCTTGGATGATGCCATTCAGCAAGGAAAGTTATTCTGTAATCTTTTGCAAGCGAATCTACAGCGTTAA
- a CDS encoding flavin-dependent dehydrogenase, whose protein sequence is MREILYLEVPTPDIETVRSWLQTDFEPGNGEKVLTSEGFRLKIPSAKTPAGAGLSENLPVELSVFVWSVQRTTYLKVFRWAEQPFPSERQILQRLTQEIRSRFPHHYPEPPAIDLSQESIFAALASAYPLTVKYFQKMPNGEYDLTRAYWWEKRWREGVRNPQRPRQVVFSSRGDWGAGEQGSRGAGGDGRIISSSSSSSSSSPTYDLIYIGGALGAIHAALMAKLGYKVLLVERMPFGRMNREWNISRDEIQSLVNLGLVTPAELETIIAREYKDGFNKFFDANNPSKLRSPVLHTPTVLNLGLDSDKWLQMCGQKLQAAGGEIWDETEFMRADIDISQVLLQVKHLPSQVEKQVSGRLLIDAMGTASPIAWQLNGGRAFDSVCPTVGAVIESGFEPGVWDSQYGDVLYSHGDISRGRQLIWELFPAADDELTIYLFHYHQVNAENPGSLLEMYEDFFTILPEYRRCDMDKLVWKKPTFGYIPGHFSVGSSDRTVAFDRLIAIGDAASLQSPLVFTGFGSLVRNLERLTTLLDTALKHDLLSFRHLNQIRAYQSNVSVTWLFSKGMMVPTGKFLPPQRINSMLNTFFGLLADEPQEVADNFIKDRCDWLTFNRLALKAARRNPALLLWIWELAGPRDLMRWLGSYFNFGRHALVSALLSPWFGRFLNRVGFWLEPRNPGLWLWLLAINYAIATGKPRSRSQVAKTNPEAVIPKSEARILN, encoded by the coding sequence ATGAGAGAAATCCTTTATTTAGAAGTTCCAACTCCAGATATAGAAACTGTGCGTAGCTGGCTACAAACAGATTTTGAACCTGGAAATGGAGAAAAAGTGCTTACTTCGGAAGGCTTTCGCCTCAAAATACCCAGTGCTAAGACACCTGCTGGGGCGGGTCTTTCCGAAAACTTGCCTGTAGAACTTTCGGTATTTGTTTGGTCGGTGCAACGAACTACCTATCTGAAAGTGTTTCGTTGGGCAGAACAACCCTTTCCCAGTGAGAGACAAATTCTGCAACGCCTAACCCAAGAAATCAGAAGCCGTTTTCCGCATCATTATCCCGAACCACCAGCGATTGATTTATCCCAAGAATCGATTTTTGCCGCTTTAGCCTCTGCTTACCCCCTCACCGTCAAGTATTTTCAGAAAATGCCCAACGGTGAATACGATCTAACACGTGCCTACTGGTGGGAAAAACGATGGCGCGAAGGAGTACGAAATCCGCAGAGGCCGCGTCAAGTTGTGTTTTCCAGTCGAGGGGACTGGGGAGCAGGGGAGCAGGGGAGCAGGGGAGCAGGGGGAGATGGAAGAATAATATCCTCCTCATCCTCCTCATCTTCCTCATCCCCTACTTACGACCTGATTTATATCGGCGGCGCACTAGGCGCGATTCATGCAGCATTGATGGCAAAACTAGGATATAAAGTCCTGCTGGTGGAACGAATGCCCTTTGGCCGGATGAACCGAGAATGGAATATTTCTCGCGATGAGATTCAAAGCTTGGTTAATCTGGGTTTAGTCACCCCCGCTGAGTTAGAAACCATCATTGCTAGGGAATACAAAGATGGATTCAATAAGTTTTTTGATGCGAACAATCCATCCAAACTGCGATCGCCCGTACTGCACACACCCACAGTCCTAAATTTAGGCTTAGATTCCGATAAATGGCTCCAAATGTGTGGGCAAAAGCTGCAAGCGGCAGGCGGCGAAATCTGGGATGAAACAGAATTTATGCGTGCAGATATTGATATATCACAAGTTCTGTTGCAAGTCAAGCACTTACCTAGTCAGGTTGAAAAACAAGTAAGTGGACGACTGCTAATAGATGCAATGGGAACTGCATCACCCATCGCTTGGCAATTAAATGGTGGTCGTGCCTTTGATAGCGTCTGCCCAACAGTAGGAGCGGTAATTGAGAGCGGATTTGAGCCGGGAGTATGGGATTCACAATACGGGGACGTTCTTTATAGTCATGGGGATATTTCGCGGGGAAGGCAGTTAATTTGGGAACTGTTTCCCGCAGCAGATGATGAATTGACGATTTATTTATTTCATTACCATCAAGTCAATGCTGAAAATCCTGGTTCCTTGCTAGAGATGTACGAGGACTTTTTCACAATTTTGCCAGAGTATCGCAGGTGCGATATGGACAAATTGGTGTGGAAGAAGCCGACATTTGGCTATATACCAGGGCATTTTAGTGTAGGAAGTAGCGATCGCACAGTTGCCTTCGATCGATTGATTGCGATCGGCGATGCCGCATCACTCCAGTCTCCACTCGTCTTCACCGGTTTTGGTTCGCTAGTTCGCAACTTAGAGCGCTTAACAACGCTTTTGGATACTGCTCTCAAACACGACTTATTGAGTTTCCGCCACTTGAACCAAATTCGGGCTTACCAAAGCAACGTTTCCGTGACTTGGCTATTTTCCAAAGGCATGATGGTACCCACTGGGAAATTCTTACCACCCCAGCGCATTAACTCCATGCTCAACACCTTCTTTGGACTGTTAGCAGACGAACCCCAAGAAGTAGCAGATAACTTCATCAAAGATCGGTGTGATTGGTTAACCTTTAATCGGCTAGCACTCAAAGCCGCTAGAAGAAATCCTGCCTTACTTTTATGGATTTGGGAACTTGCTGGGCCTAGAGATTTAATGCGATGGCTTGGTAGTTATTTCAATTTCGGTCGTCATGCCCTTGTTAGCGCTTTACTAAGTCCCTGGTTTGGGCGCTTCTTAAACCGTGTAGGTTTTTGGCTAGAACCCCGAAATCCAGGCTTGTGGCTGTGGCTATTGGCGATTAATTATGCGATCGCCACAGGCAAACCGCGATCGCGCTCTCAAGTAGCAAAGACAAACCCAGAAGCCGTAATTCCGAAGTCAGAAGCAAGGATTCTCAATTAG